The following is a genomic window from Dehalogenimonas sp. 4OHTPN.
GCTTGATAACCACTTCCTCGCCGGGCTGAATGGAAATCTCGAACATGCTGTCGCTCATTGGCTGGCCTCCTCTTTTTGCCCGTGTTTTTTAACCGCCGGCTCTTTGGCCGCGGACGGCTGCAAGAAATGAACGCGCAGCGTCTGGTCGTCCATTTTGGCGTCGCCGACCTTGAGACTGGTCAGGATGTGCGGCAAGGCCACAGTACGGCGGTAGCTGCCGACCTTAATATTCAGTTCGTCGCGGCTGTGGATTAAGGAGACCTGCTCCTTGCTGGCGAACGGCAGCTTCAGGTTGAGCAGGTAGCCGTCATCTGTTTTGTCGATCGTCTGAACTTGGCCCCGAAAAAAGAAGGCCGCCGGGTCCGCCTCGCCGTAAACCGCCGCCGCCATGCGCCGCAGCATCTCCACCCCGACCACCTCCTGGTCTAAAAGCGGCATGTTGAGAATCGGCAGCGGCGAGAACGCTTCCTTGATGTACTTGAGGTATTTGCGCTGGCTTTCCTTCCAGCCGGCGAAGTAGTCATCGCTGACTGACTGGGGCAAGATGCGGTTGACGATAACGGCGTCGGTCGAGTAGCCGAACAGGTTCAAGTAGGTCAGGGTGCGCTGGGCTTCCTTGATGACCATTTTCTCCGGATTGACCACCAGCCTGATGGAAGACTGTTCGGCATCCAGCAGGAGTTTATGGACATCCTCCAGTTCGGCATAGAGTTCGGCCACCGCGTCCAGCACCGAATTGGAGGGCAGCGGGATATCGGAAATGGCGCCCACCACCGGCCGCATCACCGCGGCCACTTTCCGCTGGATGGGGAACAGCCGGTTCATCCACCAGTGCAGCATATCCGGGAAAGACAGCAGCCTGAGCGTTTCCCCGGTCGGCGCCGAATCAACGATTACCAGGTCGTAGTTCCCTTCGCGCCGGTATCTCTCGATGTAGAGCAGGTTGGCCAGTTCTTCCATGCCGGGCAAGATGGCTACTTCGTCGGCCACGATGCCGCTCATGCCGCGCCAGGACATAAGCGCGGCGATATACCGCTGGATGGCGCCCCAGTAAGTTTCCAGCGTTTTATAGATCTCGGTCTCCTGGCCCCAGAGATTGGCGATTATCTGCCGCGGCTCGTTGGCCAGTTCGACATCGAAGGAATCGGCCAGGCTGTGGGCGATGTCGGTTGAGAGCACCAGGGTGCGCCGGCCCATATCCGCGGCGCGGACAGCGGTGGCGGCAGCCAGCGATGTCTTGCCGACGCCGCCCTTGCCGGTAAACAGGATGACCCGCATGCGGGACCTCCGATTGACAGCCTGTCTTTAAGGTAAGTATAATTGACACTTGCCTGTAATCACAACCGCGCCGAAGTGGCGGAACGGCAGACGCGCTACGTTCAGGGCGTAGTGTCCGTAAGGGCATGAGAGTTCAAATCTCTCCTTCGGCACCATTTATTTTCATGGTTCGGGCGCTTGTAGCTCAGTTGGATAGAGCGCAGCCCTGCGAAGGCTGAGGTCGTGGGTTCGAGCCCCGCCAAGCGCGCCATCGCCAGGGTTCCATCCGGCTGAACCGCCGCCGCTTCCCCTCCGGGACTGTTTTCCTCTCATCAGTACCGCGCAAAGCAACCGGAACGTCTTTTCCGTTGCGAAAATTACCCGTACTTGCTAATATTGAATGTTTGTTATCCTTACGTGAATCTTTATCCGCGTTAACTTTCGGGAGGGCATCTTGACTCAGGTTGTGACTTCGTGGAGCGGCGGCAAGGACAGCTGCCTGGCTCTGGCCATGGCCCGTGAATCCGGCATGAAGGTTACCCATCTCCTGAATATCCTCAACGAGGACGGCCGCACCTCCTGCACCCACGGCCTGTCGTCCGACCTGATGCAGGCTCAGGCCCGGAGCATGGGTATACCGCTGATCCAGCTGGTGACCAACGGCTTTCGCTACGAAGCCGATTTCAAGAAATGCCTCAAAGAGCTTCACAAGCAGGGCGTGGAGGGCGGTATTTTCGGCAACGGCGACGTGGAACGCCAGTGGATAGACTCGGTCTGCCGCGAGGTCGGCATCGCCGCCCACCTGCCGCTGGAAGGCATGACCAAGGACCGCATCCTCCGCGAGTTCATCAGCCGCGGTTTTGAAGCCATCGTCGTCACCACCCGCGCCGATGTCATGGGTGAAGAATGGCTGGGCCGCAAGCTGGACGCCGCGTTCCTTCGTGACTGGGACGAAATCCGCCGCGAAAAGAAAATCTCCCGCGCCGCCGAGGCCGGGGCTTATCACACCACCGTTCTGGGCGGGCCTGCTTTCAAGAAAAACCTGGAGATCGTCGAAAGCAACAAAGTATTGCAGGACGGCTTCTGGTACCTTAACATCTTGAAGGTCGAGTAGATTACCATGCCTCTCGATGCCGGTTCTAAAGCGGCGCCGCAGCCGGAGATCGAACTCACCGCCAATGCCCGGCGCGTCCTGCAAAAGCGTTACCTGCGTAAGGACGCCGCGGGCCGGGTCATGGAGACGCCGGCGGAGATGTTTCGCCGCGTCGCCGGGGCGCTGGCCGCCGCCGAGCTTCAATACGATGCCAGCTCCGACGTCGCCGCCAAAGAAGCCGAATTCTACGGCGTCATGTCGCGCCTGGAATTCCTGCCTAATTCGCCGACGCTTTTAAACGCCAGTAAAAAGAACGGCCAGCTGGCCGCCTGCTTCGCCCTGCCGGTGGAAGACTCCGTCGAGGGCATTTTCGATGCCATGAAGTACACCGCCCTGATCCACAAGAGCGGCGGAGGTACCGGCTACTCCCTGTCCCGGCTGCGTCCGGCGGGCGACATGGTTGACGGCGTCGCCGGCATCGCTGGCGGGCCGGTCAACTTCCTCTCGGCTCTGTCAGCCGCCTCTGACGTCATCCGGCAGGGGGGGGTGCGCCGGGGCTGCAGCATCGGCCTGTTGTCGGTGCACCATCCGGACATTTTAAAATTCATTGTCGCCAAAGACGACCCGCTGGCGCTGACCAATTTCTGCATCTCGGTCGCCGTGACCGATGACTTCATGAAAGCCCTGGAATCGGGGAGCGATTACGATCTCATCAACCCTCGGACAGGCAAACTGACCGGGCGCCTCAACGCCGTCGAGGTTTTTAAGAAGATTGTCGCCCAATCCTGGAAGACCGGGGACCCCGGCCTGGTCTTTATCGACCGCGTCAACCGCGGCAATCCCACCCCCAACCTCGGTCCCATCGAGACAGTCACCGGCTGTGCCGAGCAGGCCCTTCTGCCCTACGAATCCTGCAACCTGGGTTCGGTCAATCTGGCTAAAATGGTCAAACAGGCCGGCGAAAAGATGGTTGTCGACTACGATAAACTGGCCGCGGCGGTAAAGACCGGCGTGAACCTCCTTGATAACGTCATCGACGTCAACTGCTACCCGCTGCCGCAGGTCGAGGAAGTGACCAAACAGACCCGCAAGATCGGCCTGGGGGTTATGGGCTTTGCCGATATGCTGGTTCTTTTAGGCGTCCCCTACGATTCCTTCGAGGCGGTCAAGATCGCCGAGTACGTCATGGGCTTCGTCACCGAAAAGGCGCGGGACGCCTCGGAGGAGCTGGCTGAAAAACGAGGCGTCTTCCCGGCTTTTAAGGGCAGCGTCCACGACGCCCCCGGCGGCCGCAGGCAGCGACACGCCTCCTGCACCACGGTCGCCCCCACCGGCACCATCTCGCTTATCGCCGGCTGCAACGTCGGCATTGAGCCGTTCTATGCCACCGTTTTCGTCAGGAACGTCCTGGACGGCGAGAATTTACTCGAGATTAATCCGTACTTCGAAGCCGCCGCCCGCCGCGAAGGCTTCTACTCCGGCGAGCTATTGCAGAAACTAGTGTCTTGCATTGACCTCACGCGGATTGACGGCGTGCCGGAGCGCATCAAGCGCGTCTACGTCACCTCAAACCGCATCAAGCCGGAATGGCACGTTCGCATCCAGGCCGCCTTTCAGCGCCACACCGACGGCGCCGTGTCCAAGATGACCAACGTACCCAATTCAACTACGCCCCAGGAGCAGGCAGACATCTTTCTCTTCGGCTACCGCGAGGGGGTCAAGGGCATCACCCTTTACCGGGATTCAAGCCGGGAGCTGGAATCGCTCTGCGCTGACGAAAAGGCTCACAAGCTGGTCGCTGAATACGTCGCCGCCAATCCTTGACAGATTTTTACATCACTCAATAGTTAGTCTACAATAAGTCTTCACGGGCGGTTAGCTCAGCTGGTTAGAGCACCTGCTTTACACGCAGGGTGTCACAGGTTCGAATCCTGTACTGCCCACCACCCGCCCCCCCACCGTCCGTCGGAAACCCGTTACTTCACCTGGAAACATTCGCAATCGCCTGGCAAACCGGGTGTTACCGGGATTTCTTCAGGCAAAGGTTCGTTTAAAAACCACCGGCTGATTACCAGCCGGTGGTCTATGTCATCTTTCACAATGCCAGCCAGCTTGAGCGACCGCATCACATTGGTGATCATGACCCTGGAAGCCCCAACCAGCGCGCCTAGGTCGTCATGGGTCAGCCGGAAATTTAGCTTCATCCCGTCGGATGTTTCCCGCCCGTGTTCTTTAGCCAGCCTGGCCAGCGTCCGGCACAGGCTGGAACGGGTGTCGTAGATGGCGACATCGGCTAACTGTTCTGTGATCCGCCTGATTTTATCGCCCAGGCTCTTGATCACTTTGAGTGATAACTGACTATTCTGGGCCAGCAGGGTTTCAAAGCTGCTCTTGTAACAGGCGCATAGCCGGGTATCCTCGACGGCGATGGCGGCAAATGACCTCCGGCTTTCATCGAACAGAACTTCCTCCCCGAACATCTGGTTGGCGGTGAGGTATCCCAGGACAATTTCTCGGCCGTCTTCGGAGGTCTTGATAAGCTTGACCCGGCCTTTGGTGACGATGAACACGGAATTGGCCGGTTCGCCTTCGTTGAAGAGGTATTCATTTTTCAGGTATTCGGGGCGCTGAAACAGCCGGCGGATATCGGCTTTTTCCTTTTCGTCCAACGCGTCGAACAACCACATATCCGCCATACAGCTTAGCGACGTCATTTCAATCCTCCGTAACCATCCTCATTTTACATCACACCGCCGGGGTTTGTTGGTAAAGTATTTTACAGACTTCCCGCCGCGGCGATGCCACAATAAAGAAAAAATTGGAGGTAAGCATGGCGACACTAGCATTTGTGTTCATCCTGGCGGCCGGCGTCTGCGGCTTCACGTTAAAAACGGCTCACAATCCGCTGAAAGGTTTTATCACTGCCAAATTGTTCTGGGTCCACCTGCTTCTTGGCGTCACGGCGATGACCCTGGCCGTGATTTCGCTTCTAGATTAAATTGAGGAGGTTTGTTATGGCTAAATTGCTGCCGGAGGTTATCGCGCTGTTTCAGGATCCCGCGGTTCCCAAAATGGTAGCGACCGTAAGCCGCGATGGCGAATTGAACGTCACTCCCAAGACGAGTATGACCGCGGTCGACGACGAGACCCTTGCCTTTGCCGATCTTTACGGGCGAACCACTAGGACCTTCAAGAACTTGGAGGAAACCGGGAAGGTAGCCATCGTCGCTATGAAAGTGCCGGTCGCCCCGCCATTCACCACTTACCAGGTTAAGGGGACTTTCCGCCAGTACCTGACCTCCGGGCCGGTGTTTGATCAATTCGCCGCTGCGTTGAAGGCGGCGATGGGCGTCGTCATCAGCGGCGTCGGCACGGTAAAAGTAGACGCGGTTTATTCCCAGGCGCCTCAGGATAAAGGGAAGCAGATTGTGTGAGTCTTAGATTATAAAAACCGTAGATCCTGTTTCGCGCCGGAATTTCAGTGGTCTTGTCAGGACGAGCATAACAAGCGCGGCCGCCCGGGCGGCCGCGCTTCTGTGCCTTTACTGGTCAATCAGGCAACGCCATCACGGCGAAGCATCAGTTATTTGAAGTCTCAGGGGCTGTTGATGGTCAATTGAATTTCGTCTCTGTTCACCGGTCTTGACTCCCGCCGGATGCGGTGCTAGTATTCCCCAGGATTAAGGTATAAAGGAGGGGTGTTGATGCCTGTCATGTTGTTAGTTCTGGATGTCACGCCCCGGCGTGTTTTAGGCTAACCAGAAATTCCTGTCTGATCGAGCAGGTTGATAGCCGTTCCACCGGGAACGGCTTTTTTGTTTCTTCCTGTCTTAAGAGAGTAGAACGGCCGCGGGGTGTGAACCGCGGTTTTCTGTTTTTATAGATTTATCCTATCGCTTTGCTAAAAATACAGGAGTAAAACTAGTGAATGACCAACCAACCGATTCGCGGTCACAGGACCTTCGGGTTCTTGGCTGGAATCCTTTTTTTAAGGAACACTTTCAACAATTGAATATCCCTGACACGGTGCCTGCCAGGGTCATATCTGAGTCTAAAGACCTGTTCCAGGTACAAGGCGCCTTCGGTGTATTTTCGGCGGAAATCGCCGGCAAAATGCGGTATCTGCTCGAGGCGGACAGTCTGTACCCTGCGGTGGGGGACTGGGTGGCGGTTAAACCGCTGGCTGGTGAGAATAAAGCCGTGATCCAGTCGGTACTGCCGAGGAAAAGCAAGTTTTCCAGACAAGCAGCCGGCGAGCGTACCGCGGAACAGATTGTCGCCGCCAATATCGACACCGTTTTTATCGTCAGCGGCCTGGACGGCGGCAGGAGCTTCAACCTTCGGCGCATCGAGCGTTACCTGACCCTCGCCTGGAGCAGCGGCGCCGCGCCGGTCATGGTGCTTAACAAAGCCGATGTGTGCCCAGGCGTTGAAAAGTTCATCCTTGAGGTTGAAGCTATCGCCCCCGGAGTGCCGGTTCACGCCGTCAGTGCCTGGGAGCGCACCGGCCTGGAAGCGCTGGCGCCGTACCTGTCCGAAGGCAGCGCCGTCGCGTTTTTGGGATCTTCCGGCGTAGGCAAATCCGCTTTAATCAACGCTTTGCTTGGTCAGGAAAAACAACAGACTGGAGAGGTTCGCCCGGACGACCGCATGGGCCGTCACACCACCACCCGCCGGGAACTCATGCTTGTCCCATCGGGCGGTATGGTCATCGATACGCCGGGGATGAGGCAGATCCAGATGTGGGCCGGAGAAGATGATCTCCAGGGTGCGTTTGCCGATATCGAGATGCTGGCGCGGGAATGTCGCTACGCCGATTGCGGCCATAGCGGGGAGCCGGGTTGCGCGGTCAGGGCGGCCATGGAACAGGGGGAACTCCACCCCGCCAGGTTAGCAAGCTACCGTAAGCTGGGGAATGAGATAAATTACCTGGCCGCCAGAGAAATGCAGAGCGCCCGCCAGTACGAGAAGCAGAAATGGAAACCCATAGCTAAACTCGTAAAAGAAATCAAAAGATCCGAGTCGGATTAACCGATTCAAGAGGCCCAACTGATAACCTCACTGGCTGGGGTAGGATGCGCTGGTGCTTGAAAATGAATCGCGGCCGCTTGGGCGGCCGCGATTCACTCTTTACACGATTGCAGGCTAGAAATCCGTTCCTATCTCAAAGTCCCGGGTCGCCCCGGTCTTGGGCTGGATCTGGTCCGGCCGCATCATCTCGTTGTCCTCGTGGTCGGTGATGTGGCAGTGCCAGACGTACACCCCGTTGCCCGCCGCCGGGTCGAACGGGAAGCTGCCGGAAGTCCCGGCCGGCACGTCCTGCGGCGCCCAGCGGACGGCGATCCGTGTGATCTCTCCCATCCGCATGATGACCGTGTCTTTCCAGCCGGCTTCGTAAGCCAGCGGAGGCGTCGGTTGCCCCAGCAGGAAATTGGTATAGTCCGGGTTCCCGCCCCATTTGTTGCCCTGCAAAACCGCGTCGTACCCGTCAAGATCCGGCGAGTACGGCAGCGGCGGGCCGTGGCCCGGCATGAACATGCCGCCGGGGAATGCCATGTCGTAAGCGGCCATGAACGCCTTCATGTCGAAAGGCTGCCGGCTGAGAAGCTGGAACTGGACCGCATGGAGGTGGATGGGGTGGGAGTCCATGGTCATGTTGGCGATCTCCCAGATCTCTGTATCGCCTTCATTTGGTAGTTCCGTCAACCAGTTGGGTGCGACGAATGTCGAGCCAGGGATTGGCTCTGGCGGCCCGCCGCCCATGCCGTGTCGCAGCCCGCTCCACTTGGTGTTGTTGACCAGCGCTTCCAGCGGCCCGCCAGCCCCGACAATTTCGTTGAGTGTCAGGAAGCGGGTTTTCGCCTGCGCAACTCCAGCCAGCCGAACCATCGGCGGCCGCAAAGCGATGCCTGAGGCTGGATCGTAACTGGTATCCGTCGCCGGTGCGACTGTGGACACCCTGAACTGCATGATCCGGCCTTCGGTCGAAGCCTTGGGATTGCCGTTGACCGTCGGGGCGGTGTTCCGCAGCGTCAGGTTCAGCGGGAACCGTATTCCACGAGCCGCCAGCAGGCCGCGCCACACCGGGTCGGCGAAGTCAACGATGATCTCGTAGCGTTCGCCGGGCATCATCATCAGGCTGGTCTGCTGGCCTGCTTTAATCTGCTGGCCGTTGGCGTTGGGATCGATCAGCACCGGCGCGTCCAGGTAGCCGCCGTCGGTGGCGATGACCCACATCCGTGGCCCCTTGATGCCGGAAGTTGTGTCCTGCAGGAACATGTCGTAAGCCCTGGAGTTGGAACCGTTGATCAGGAAGAAGCGGTAGCGCTTCTGTTCCACCGCCAGATACGGCCAGACTTTGCCGTTCACGATGATGGTGTCGCCGACGAACTCAGGCACCCAGTAGGGGTGCTCCGGGTTGACACCGACGTTTGGCATCAAGAGTTGCCCGTTGGTGTCGAACATCCGGTCCTGGATGACTAACGGGATGAGGTAATCTATCGTCTCGCCCCGTTTTAGGCCGACCGGGTGCAGTCCGGCAGGCAGTGTTAAGTTTGGATCGATAAGCGCATAAGCCCCGGCCAGCCCACCGAAGGTGGCGTTCAGCCGGGTGCCGCCCAGCAGATGGTCGTGGAACCACAGCGGCGCCGCTTCCTGGCTGTTGGGGTAAGTGTAAATGCA
Proteins encoded in this region:
- a CDS encoding TRC40/GET3/ArsA family transport-energizing ATPase, with the translated sequence MRVILFTGKGGVGKTSLAAATAVRAADMGRRTLVLSTDIAHSLADSFDVELANEPRQIIANLWGQETEIYKTLETYWGAIQRYIAALMSWRGMSGIVADEVAILPGMEELANLLYIERYRREGNYDLVIVDSAPTGETLRLLSFPDMLHWWMNRLFPIQRKVAAVMRPVVGAISDIPLPSNSVLDAVAELYAELEDVHKLLLDAEQSSIRLVVNPEKMVIKEAQRTLTYLNLFGYSTDAVIVNRILPQSVSDDYFAGWKESQRKYLKYIKEAFSPLPILNMPLLDQEVVGVEMLRRMAAAVYGEADPAAFFFRGQVQTIDKTDDGYLLNLKLPFASKEQVSLIHSRDELNIKVGSYRRTVALPHILTSLKVGDAKMDDQTLRVHFLQPSAAKEPAVKKHGQKEEASQ
- a CDS encoding diphthine--ammonia ligase, producing the protein MTQVVTSWSGGKDSCLALAMARESGMKVTHLLNILNEDGRTSCTHGLSSDLMQAQARSMGIPLIQLVTNGFRYEADFKKCLKELHKQGVEGGIFGNGDVERQWIDSVCREVGIAAHLPLEGMTKDRILREFISRGFEAIVVTTRADVMGEEWLGRKLDAAFLRDWDEIRREKKISRAAEAGAYHTTVLGGPAFKKNLEIVESNKVLQDGFWYLNILKVE
- a CDS encoding adenosylcobalamin-dependent ribonucleoside-diphosphate reductase, coding for MPLDAGSKAAPQPEIELTANARRVLQKRYLRKDAAGRVMETPAEMFRRVAGALAAAELQYDASSDVAAKEAEFYGVMSRLEFLPNSPTLLNASKKNGQLAACFALPVEDSVEGIFDAMKYTALIHKSGGGTGYSLSRLRPAGDMVDGVAGIAGGPVNFLSALSAASDVIRQGGVRRGCSIGLLSVHHPDILKFIVAKDDPLALTNFCISVAVTDDFMKALESGSDYDLINPRTGKLTGRLNAVEVFKKIVAQSWKTGDPGLVFIDRVNRGNPTPNLGPIETVTGCAEQALLPYESCNLGSVNLAKMVKQAGEKMVVDYDKLAAAVKTGVNLLDNVIDVNCYPLPQVEEVTKQTRKIGLGVMGFADMLVLLGVPYDSFEAVKIAEYVMGFVTEKARDASEELAEKRGVFPAFKGSVHDAPGGRRQRHASCTTVAPTGTISLIAGCNVGIEPFYATVFVRNVLDGENLLEINPYFEAAARREGFYSGELLQKLVSCIDLTRIDGVPERIKRVYVTSNRIKPEWHVRIQAAFQRHTDGAVSKMTNVPNSTTPQEQADIFLFGYREGVKGITLYRDSSRELESLCADEKAHKLVAEYVAANP
- a CDS encoding Crp/Fnr family transcriptional regulator — encoded protein: MTSLSCMADMWLFDALDEKEKADIRRLFQRPEYLKNEYLFNEGEPANSVFIVTKGRVKLIKTSEDGREIVLGYLTANQMFGEEVLFDESRRSFAAIAVEDTRLCACYKSSFETLLAQNSQLSLKVIKSLGDKIRRITEQLADVAIYDTRSSLCRTLARLAKEHGRETSDGMKLNFRLTHDDLGALVGASRVMITNVMRSLKLAGIVKDDIDHRLVISRWFLNEPLPEEIPVTPGLPGDCECFQVK
- a CDS encoding pyridoxamine 5'-phosphate oxidase family protein: MAKLLPEVIALFQDPAVPKMVATVSRDGELNVTPKTSMTAVDDETLAFADLYGRTTRTFKNLEETGKVAIVAMKVPVAPPFTTYQVKGTFRQYLTSGPVFDQFAAALKAAMGVVISGVGTVKVDAVYSQAPQDKGKQIV
- the rsgA gene encoding ribosome small subunit-dependent GTPase A produces the protein MNDQPTDSRSQDLRVLGWNPFFKEHFQQLNIPDTVPARVISESKDLFQVQGAFGVFSAEIAGKMRYLLEADSLYPAVGDWVAVKPLAGENKAVIQSVLPRKSKFSRQAAGERTAEQIVAANIDTVFIVSGLDGGRSFNLRRIERYLTLAWSSGAAPVMVLNKADVCPGVEKFILEVEAIAPGVPVHAVSAWERTGLEALAPYLSEGSAVAFLGSSGVGKSALINALLGQEKQQTGEVRPDDRMGRHTTTRRELMLVPSGGMVIDTPGMRQIQMWAGEDDLQGAFADIEMLARECRYADCGHSGEPGCAVRAAMEQGELHPARLASYRKLGNEINYLAAREMQSARQYEKQKWKPIAKLVKEIKRSESD
- a CDS encoding multicopper oxidase domain-containing protein, encoding MENQKTGISRREFMRRAGLTAAGAGGVLLAESALIRGMTLFAAPKPPPAGQVPLPGNKIPQFIDPLPVLDLNPQSTTGIPTVVAGANELVLNMHTFKANIMPSTWAAANPGYTGTWTFGYRVNEATAPGTVETNVGPVIVASRGTPTQIRYVNNLEASANTIHWRDWTDQTLHSAFHQAKDAMMPIPADAQAHYDGPVLAVPHLHGGEVPAVVDGGPEAWFASDVPGNAAITKDKGPAYYSKAGAAANECIYTYPNSQEAAPLWFHDHLLGGTRLNATFGGLAGAYALIDPNLTLPAGLHPVGLKRGETIDYLIPLVIQDRMFDTNGQLLMPNVGVNPEHPYWVPEFVGDTIIVNGKVWPYLAVEQKRYRFFLINGSNSRAYDMFLQDTTSGIKGPRMWVIATDGGYLDAPVLIDPNANGQQIKAGQQTSLMMMPGERYEIIVDFADPVWRGLLAARGIRFPLNLTLRNTAPTVNGNPKASTEGRIMQFRVSTVAPATDTSYDPASGIALRPPMVRLAGVAQAKTRFLTLNEIVGAGGPLEALVNNTKWSGLRHGMGGGPPEPIPGSTFVAPNWLTELPNEGDTEIWEIANMTMDSHPIHLHAVQFQLLSRQPFDMKAFMAAYDMAFPGGMFMPGHGPPLPYSPDLDGYDAVLQGNKWGGNPDYTNFLLGQPTPPLAYEAGWKDTVIMRMGEITRIAVRWAPQDVPAGTSGSFPFDPAAGNGVYVWHCHITDHEDNEMMRPDQIQPKTGATRDFEIGTDF